A single Anas acuta chromosome 27, bAnaAcu1.1, whole genome shotgun sequence DNA region contains:
- the SFRP1 gene encoding secreted frizzled-related protein 1, translated as MGRVRGGCGPAVRALLSVAAGLLACGEGSEYDYVSYQSDLGPYPGGRFYTKPHQCVAIPADLRLCHSVGYDKMVLPNLLDHETMAEVKHQASSWVPLLNKNCHMGTQVFLCSLFAPVCLDRPVYPCRWLCEAVRDSCEPVMQFFGFFWPEMLKCDQFPQDDVCIAMTAPNATEVSRPKGTTVCPPCDNEMKSEAIIEHLCASEFALKMTIKEVKKENGDKMIIPRKRKALKLGPIRKKNLKKLVLFLKNGADCPCHQLDNFGHYFLIMGRQVKTQYLLTAIYKWDKKNKEFKKFMKKMKSPDCPTFPSVFK; from the exons ATGGGCAGGGTGCGGGGCGGCTGCGGGCCGGCCGTGCGGGCGCTGCTGTCCGTGGCCGCCGGGCTGCTGGCGTGCGGCGAGGGCAGCGAGTACGACTACGTGAGCTACCAGTCCGACCTGGGGCCGTACCCGGGCGGGCGCTTCTACACCAAGCCGCACCAGTGCGTGGCCATCCCGGCCGACCTGCGGCTGTGCCACAGCGTGGGCTACGACAAGATGGTGCTGCCCAACCTGCTGGACCACGAGACCATGGCCGAGGTGAAGCACCAGGCGAGCAGCTGGGTGCCGCTGCTGAACAAGAACTGCCACATGGGCACCCAGGtcttcctctgctccctctTTGCCCCCGTCTGCCTGGACCGGCCGGTGTACCCGTGCCGCTGGCTGTGCGAGGCCGTGCGCGACTCCTGCGAGCCCGTCATGCAGTTCTTTGGCTTCTTCTGGCCGGAGATGCTCAAGTGCGACCAGTTTCCCCAGGACGACGTCTGCATTGCCATGACAGCTCCCAACGCCACTGAGGTCTCCAGGCCCAAAG GAACGACGGTGTGTCCCCCGTGCGACAACGAGATGAAGTCGGAAGCCATCATTGAGCACCTGTGTGCCAGCGAGTTTG CTCTTAAGATGACCATAAAGGAAGTGAAGAAGGAGAACGGGGACAAGATGATCATCCCACGGAAGAGAAAGGCGCTGAAGCTGGGGCCCATCAGGAAGAAGAACCTGAAGAAGCTGGTGCTGTTCCTGAAGAACGGCGCCGACTGCCCCTGCCATCAGCTGGACAACTTCGGCCACTACTTCCTGATCATGGGCCGCCAGGTGAAGACCCAGTACCTGCTGACGGCCATCTACAAGTGGGACAAGAAGAACAAGGAGTTCAAGAAGTTCATGAAGAAGATGAAGTCACCAGACTGCCCGACATTCCCATCCGTCTTCAAGTGA